The following proteins come from a genomic window of Scomber japonicus isolate fScoJap1 chromosome 4, fScoJap1.pri, whole genome shotgun sequence:
- the pip4k2ca gene encoding phosphatidylinositol 5-phosphate 4-kinase type-2 gamma → MAAALSNSAAASSPMVILAPKTKTKKKHFVQQKVKVFRASDPVLSVFMWGVNHSINDLNQVPVPVMLLPDDFKANTKIKVNNHLFNKENLPGHFKFKEYCPQVFRNLRERFGIEDLDYQVSLTRSPPMRSTEDQGEGLLLNSYDRTLVVKQISSEDVADMHSILSEYHQHIVKCHGSTLLPQFLGMYRVSVESEETYLIVMRNMFSHRLVVHRKYDLKGSLVAREASDKERGKELPTFKDMDFRNNMQKVYVNEEQKEKFMEKLNKDVEFLVKLKIMDYSLLLGIHDTGRAEREEEDGEEVSNEEEQEAENGLAAGATVGSYGTSPEGIAGYMSSCKPLGPGEFDPYVDVYAFGSCPGAPQREVYFMGLIDVLTQYDTKKKAAHAAKTVKHGAGAEISTVHPEQYAKRFRDFISNIFA, encoded by the exons ATGGCTGCTGCCCTCAGTAACTCGGCGGCCGCCTCCAGTCCCATGGTGATCCTGGCGCCCAAGACCAAGACGAAGAAGAAACACTTCGTCCAGCAGAAGGTGAAAGTCTTCCGAGCCAGCGACCCGGTGCTCAGCGTCTTTATGTGGGGCGTCAATCACTCG ATCAATGATCTCAACCAGGTGCCTGTTCCCGTCATGTTGCTGCCCGACGACTTCAAAGCCAACACTAAGATCAAAGTTAACAACCACCTCTTCAACAA AGAAAATCTCCCAGGACATTTCAAATTTAAGGAATACTGTCCGCAGGTCTTCCGAAATCTAAGGGAACGGTTTGGTATCGAGGATCTGGACTATCAG GTGTCGTTGACCCGGAGCCCCCCGATGAGGAGCACAGAGGACCAAGGAGAGGGTCTGCTCCTCAACTCCTACGACCGCACGCTGGTCGTCAAGCAGATCTCCAGCGAGGACGTCGCAGACATGCACAGCATCCTGTCCGAGTATCATCAG CACATAGTGAAGTGTCACGGTAGCACCCTCCTGCCGCAGTTCCTGGGCATGTACCGGGTGAGCGTGGAGAGCGAGGAGACGTACCTGATCGTCATGAGGAACATGTTCAGCCACAGACTGGTGGTGCACAGGAAGTACGACCTGAAG ggCTCTCTGGTGGCTCGTGAAGCAAGCGATAAAGAAAGG GGGAAAGAGCTCCCTACCTTCAAAGACATGGACTTCAGGAACAACATGCAGAAGGTTTACGTGAACgaggagcagaaggagaagTTCATGGAGAAACTCAACAAAGACGTAGAG TTCCTGGTGAAGCTGAAGATCATGGACTACAGCCTGCTGCTTGGTATCCACGACACGGGCCGAGCGgagcgagaggaggaggacggcgAGGAGGTTTCCAacgaggaagagcaggaggcgGAGAACGGGCTGGCGGCGGGCGCGACGGTGGGCTCTTACGGCACTTCTCCGGAGGGAATCGCTGGTTACATGTCCTCCTGCAAACCTCTGGGGCCCGGCGAGTTCGACCCCTACGTGGACGTGTACGCCTTCGGCAGCTGCCCAG GAGCCCCTCAGAGGGAGGTCTACTTCATGGGCCTGATTGACGTCCTGACTCAGTACGACACCAAGAAGAAAGCAGCTCACGCTGCAAAAACTGTCAAACACGGG GCTGGCGCTGAGATCTCCACGGTTCACCCCGAGCAGTACGCCAAACGATTCCGCGACTTCATCTCAAACATTTTTGCATAA